Proteins encoded together in one Microcoleus sp. bin38.metabat.b11b12b14.051 window:
- a CDS encoding DUF5340 domain-containing protein, with amino-acid sequence MEPIPLPSYIHYELLLQLLERKTMLAVSPQSPQQQQVHQLIITLRKALAIQKQLEQSCERSNLAVEYRWSLNETNPTGVKS; translated from the coding sequence ATGGAACCAATCCCCCTTCCTTCGTACATTCATTATGAATTGCTACTTCAATTGTTAGAACGCAAAACGATGTTGGCTGTCAGTCCACAATCGCCCCAACAGCAACAAGTACACCAGCTTATTATTACCCTGCGTAAAGCCCTGGCCATTCAAAAGCAATTAGAACAAAGCTGCGAGCGATCGAACTTAGCAGTAGAATACCGCTGGTCTTTAAATGAAACTAACCCTACGGGAGTTAAAAGTTAA